The genomic region ATTCCATACGTTATCATTCACGCATCCTTCATAACTGAGGATCTTATTCTGTGCCCTTCAACTTGTAGCTGACATTCTTCACGGTTGCACCTCCACAGCTGCGTTCATGCCATTACTACAGCCGGGGAGTATTTGAAggcaaattattcaatttctttcCCGGCAAACTGCACTCCACCATCAAGCTGAGAACAAGGGGAGATAAAATAACGCTACGTTTTCACCACAATCAAAAACCCCATCCATTGGCCTACGAAACATGTTCATACAGTAATGTAGagtggttttaaaaatagtttttttaagCAATTGCGTTTTGCTTTTTAAGCAACATAGTAACAAACCACGAAAGCACATTTCGACGTTATCATTATGCGattttttgcatttaaaatattgtcaGAAAGAACATACGCTTATTCATAGCctggttgaaattttcagtcaATCCAGTTGGACACACCGATTGTCTTGGAAAAGCAATTGTTGCTTATATATTGGATTAATTCATAAATGCTTGGATCCATTTTCGGACCTAGCTtacaaaaaatcacacatgGTGCACATAACcattgtttacaaaaaaaaacacacacacacacatacatgctTACTCcgataaaatatataaacgaACTTACCAACTCCATATTTGTTGCTAGTTGGTGTCCAGATCATGTTGATGAGTTTGTATTTCCGCTTGCTGgtgtaaaatgttttcctgGTTACTATTTCGGAACGGTCCACTATCTTTTCAATTTCCTATTTTCTTAATTCCGGTCTTTTCTAGAGATTTTCGGATGAGATTCATAGATAACTAGACCGCATCGGTGAACCAATGGTGAGATTCAAAACACAGATCATTTATCACTTAATGAACCATACGATAACTCGCTGTTGAACGCGgacataataaaagaaaagacaaaacaTTACTATATCTTCGGCACTACCATTCATTGTACTACACACAGATAAGATGCGCTTGCGACACTGGAAACACAAATTATGCATACGGGGACCACAGTTTCCCGTTGTAGCCAAACACTTCCGGTATTCGCTCACTTTCTCCACTCTGCGTCTTGGACGCAAATTGCGAACAGCTTAACGAAAACCTTGTATATGATAAAATAGGTGCTTTCGCAGTAGTTGATACCATTTTGCTAAGCTAGGCAACAACTGATAAGAATTGGCATCTTTCGCGAAGGAAAATTCCTGCTCTTCCGGATGCTTTGCCagtaaaggaagaaaaatcgataaatcaCTTGCACCGGAACACACCTACGAAATGGCACAAAACACTGGACACTGACAGCGGAATTACTAGCGTTGAATTCTTATTTACTGCattgaatttatttcgtttgcaaATGCATATCTCCTGCCCTCGGGATACCCCAGCCTCACACGTCATGCTATGGggatttgttttggaaaaacactttcacGCCCACACGCCGAGCCATTTTCTGGCGTTCCCTCTTATCTGAAAAACAATGCCACCAAAAACCGTAACGTAGAGCACTTCCACGAACCTgaactgtttgttttgctactACTTTTCGAATGCGGCCGAAAGTGGAAGGAATATTCTTATCGGTGCAGCCGCAGGAGCAACATCCCTCGACCAACCTCGAACAGCAActgactagtgttggcagaatcgggactcggaagatttaaagattcgatccctagagggattccaaagatttgaatcccatttgacggattctaaagattcgaattccatctgacagattctaaagatttggatcccatttgacggattctaaagatttgattcgattaggattcgaatcagatttgattggtttgggactcgatttgattcgattctgacttgatcctaaactgtttgaatcgactcacaatgatttgagtcgaattagtgaCATAAcgagtcgatctagagacaatataattgatttaagtttactcaaatcgaacgctgggtagaatATCCAATGGGcatagattgagttttttgcgcgatttgcaagttttgctttagaaaaattcctggaacatattttttacaaagaaatacagtagaatgtccattatccgagttgttctacccaaccaaacccatttcatcaggaccagaccatttttaccgaattctgaatcggattctggggattcagattaggataaacaatttccagaccgacattgatttgtttacatgatgatgatgatgctgatgatgatgatgacgtcCCACCGCTTtcccctacataggtttgagaggggCGAAAGTATTTTacgatattaaatataaatcaccaaacgagagggggcattggggcattactctccagaacaatcgtatccaactctgctccattcatacaacggtcgtCATCTATTGCACATGgaggtacatcttagatttcccaactagcaaaaggagaccactttccggagtagggcaggtattttcgcacagatttggttaacaccgccagctatcaatggttgatagtgtggtgaaacccaccagtactacttaagggacctgatcttgttccttgcatacaacggtcccgaacaatcacctcgaaaggtaaatcgccgagtcccccaaggttaacgaggcaccaccttccggagtgtaaaagggtatttctgctctgtttgaAGTTCACACCtccaattaccattggttgataatgtggtgccactatcaagaacagaaagggacccaactacagcaagatgtgtagatactactagttcttttcgtacagccatgtccaccaattgtcctcatttacgcgcgcgtgtctcaaaactatgtagactcattcattctattaagttaagttaaataataaaaacaaaagtccctgttcattGTTTTTACTATCATCACCATAGTCAAAGACTACAACATTTAcaagcacagcgtcagacTACCTGCTTCACATatacggcgcataggcgtttgaactccctAAGATTTCacgcttgtttaatctctcttggcatcctgttgtaccacgctttccagactgcaccgtcgcgtaacgcgacgtcgtctgacaggcgctgaactccatgcaaaaaaaacctagcgcgattcgcgcgacatcgcgcaaggtttttttatatggagttcagctcctgtcaggcgacgtcgcgctgtagtgtggaccccgggTACCATTATCCTCctaaaaacaacgaatttcgggcgtttccATACAGATAGCCGGGAAGTCTTGGCTCACCTCCATTACGATTTACGCTCACCTAATtactatcctttcccccaaatacgttggtaccaggcctttcaaaattttgttcaCAAAGACCACAGTTACAAAGGAACACTATCCACTGCTTGGACTGTTCCGACTGTttcttggattgggattcggatttggagatccggatctcagaatggatttgaatcgaaagattcgaatccctgtagggattcagttttcccatcactacaACTGACATTTTCATCGCATTCTTAGAATGACAGCGGCGCAAATATTTACCTTTCGACCGAGGTTACTTAAGCAATGCTTCaaacaacgaaagaaatgCAGCTAAATAGCGATTTATTTACaactttttcgtttatttatcgGTTGGAACAATTGATCCCTCAAATGGGAggttttttaaaaactaatagCTTTGGCGAAAGTAAAATTAGACACATTCTAACACTTTAACTAACCAAGGGAGcggtattttttaaaaaaaacctagttaTTTTTGCTAGGTACGCGATTTATAAATGTTATTTCATTTGGTAAACTATTACGATTGTccagttaaaataaaatatcaataattgagaaaaaaatagtgaagttttTGCAATGTAAGTGAAATATGAGACCCATATTAGCTGCTaataacaatttgttttcgcACATTGAACGGCACACACTTTTAATGTACAGAAGAAAGAATCATATCCGACTGATGATGCTGTGATATGGCAATGAAGTCTTTTAGCACATTATATAAATTGTACGCCTTAGCTTTATATTTAACCTTTTtaaaacgatgcaaatgaaGGTACACAGAGGAAGCAGAGCCGTAGTGTTTAAACAGCAATATTTCTTGTCCCAGTTACGGTAGCACTTAATTGGCTGCTACTGGCGGAAGTGCTGTTCAGCAATGTTTTCGCTTTATCTTCACTATTCTTTTTGTACAATGTACCGAGCACGAtgccaagaaaaagaataagTCCCACCTGATGGTTCGAAATGAATTTTGAAGCACAATCGGTTGGATTGTGGATATTTAGAGAGTGAATCTGTAAGAAAGTAGAGACGGAAAATTGACTATAATTATGAGAAGGCTTGTTTTTGCGTCGAATCATCGTACCTGGTGGGCTAGGTGGGCTGCTATCAGCCCAATCGAGGTATAGTATGGCCACGTTTGATCACACACCAATCCAGCAGTTACCAGGCTTCCTAGCATCGTTGTCGTAAATCCGGTGAGCCACAGTTTGGTGTTGTCTCCGAATCTCAGGGCGGTTGATTTAATTCCAATCAGCATATCGTCCACCTTGTCTTGATGGGCGTATATCGTATCGTAAACAATCGTCCAGCATACACCGGCAGCGTACAGAGGTAAACAGGCGGCCCACTCGACGTGGCCTTGCGTTGCACCCCAACCCAGCAGTGCACCCCAGTTGAAGGTGGCACCGAGCATTAGTTGCGGCCAATAGGTGATTCGTTTCATTAGTGGGTAAACGATGACTAGACCCAACGAGCTGGCCCCCAGCAATATCGAGTACCAGTTCAATTGCAGCAAAACTAAGAGTCCAAGTCCCAGCTGACCGCCAAGGAACACGAGTGCGTCGAAGGGGGCGATTTCCCCGGACACGAGAGGTCGATTTCGCGTGCGTTCCACTTTGGCATCTATGTCGCGATCCCATAGATCGTTGATAGTACAACCAGCTCCCCGCATGACGAACGCTCCAACGCCGAATAACCCCAACATCAGCGGATCCGGCCAGCAACCCGCGGGTGCACTGAGTGCGATACTCCATCCGCACGGCCAAAACAGAAGCCATGAACCGATGGGCCGATCGATACGCATTAGCCTTGCGTACGGCGAAATCCGATGCAACCAGTTGCCGGTTGTTTCGCGCTCCGATCGAACATTTTTCTTATCGCTATTATCACTTGCAACACCCCGGCCAGGGAGTATGCCAATAGTTTTTGGTATCGTTTGCAATTTGTCGGCATGGAAGAGTGGTTTCCTTCCGTTATCGTTTCCTCTGCCGGAGGTATGCCTTCGCGATGTTGCAAGTGTTGGCAATGCCGGTGTTAGCACCGGCGGAACTACCTTCGTCGTCCGGCCCACTGGTACATGTATGGTTCGCTTTGGGTGATACACTGTTAACGTTATGCTTGCTGGCTGTATCCATGTCCATCCTTGGCGAGGGACGACGATGGTGACCCCTTTGGAAACTATCCTTCGTATCATCGCTGTGTGGCGGATCGGTGGTACGTCGAATTGTTGTCTGCTGCAAACGATGGGATGCAAGTATGGCGATTTTTGCTATGGTGCCTCACATCGTTCGGAACATTGCGCTCGACGTACATTCAGAACAATTGGTTTTCTGTAAATACGATAAAAATTACTATCTTCACTGCACCACGAGAACCGCGCAATGGTTATTCAACATATAATTGCGATATAAACCGCAATGTGCACTGTTGACAGTTCTGACGGAAAGGCAGGGCTGTGACAAACGAACTGCCAGcattgagaaataaaaaaaacttaaatcaaacaTCTTGTGAATTCACAGCTGTGAATCTAACTAGTCTCCTAAGCAGGTAGAGATTTCATAAAGTAGAAAATATCAGAAACTGTGAATAACACATATTAAAttagtaaaataatttttaagctTGCTGTCAGCTTTGATCTGGTGTGGAACATAGTTTATCTAAACTGTGGTTATTCCATCCAATACATTTTGACAAATAGTGATATTTTTGACAGTTCAGTTTCTATTGTTTACTTTGTAAACGACcgttgtgttgttgtgttgtaatTGATTGTAACATAGATAAACAGCTGTTCGGCTGACATAAGATGTAATCAAATCTAGTTTACTTGCTGGATAATGGATTGGAAATTCAAAGATtctaaaaaaagataaaataaatcagcATAGTTGTGAAGCCTACCCTTGCGAGCGCATCCCTTTGGTTAATCTGGCTCTAGATAATCATGGTTATATCGTATgataaaaacaattatgatTATGTTTATCTGCACAATCTAATTATTTATAACGATTTTAAATACATTGAACAGGCAGGATAATACCAACCCTGCATATGTGCCTCTGATGTTCGAATGTTTTCCGTACTTTAGTAAAAtggaacttcttcttcttcttggcgcaacgaccttgttggtcatgcctgcccggaagggcttacgagacttgtttcccttttgtacgtggatagtcagtcctctcgtacagggggaGGTCCtcgtctcggttgggattcgaacccacgccatcgaggtggtgagccccggcgctcatgggaaaaacaagtaaaatggaacatatgCTGTATTTGATGTAGATTCGATTCTCAGACGGGACTCGCTCCGAAAGATTCAAACCTTCATAGAGATACCCATCACTAATTATTAAAGCGCCGTATTTTGGCTGCCCAAGGTTTGGCAATTAAAAGTCAGAGACAAGGTTACTTGAGCAAAGATGAACGTAGTTCAAAAAGGGATATTTTTTACCGTTGACCAAGTATCATAATATCCTTATTGATTTTTCTATTAATCCCATACTGAAGTTAATTATGCACTTTTATTATataaagaaagagagatatTTACTGAAAACTTTGTTGcacaaaattgaaaagttaTCGACCGTAGAAGTTAGTGAAGTATGAAAAATAGTTTCGTGATAAACATTAGagcgaggaaaaaagaaaaaatatgataTGATCGGGGCGACAAAAAGCAATCAATTAAAATTCCAAATTTATCCTATTCCTAGATTGATTATATTTGActaatatttcaaaatcattGTGATTCCCATGCAATTTTTTTCATGGCACCGTAATTCCATTTCAAACTGAAACTTTCTattggttttaaaataaaatgttgacaaataaGTTTCAGTCATATATCCACTTGAGAGAGTCATATATTCACTTGAGAGAGTCTCCTACGGgataaaagtttaatttgaaaataagttttattggtgctgctgctgacatcaatgatgaatgtgtttgagcaaCAGCTTCAAGGATTGGTGGACACGGCAAAACTGATCCAATAATTCACAAACTAGACCACTGTAAATGTAAACTGATTAACGGAATTTTTTTGCGTCTGTTGCATTTGTTGTAGATAATCATTCATAACTATGTTATGTACAAAGCTGAAATATCATTTCCGCaagcaattaaaaatacattattttaCCATTGTTTGTGTGCCTAACATTGAAGTACATAAACgttaatgagaaaaaaaattcttaaTCCTATATACAGATTAAACAGCTTCTTTGCTACGATACGATGTATGTATGTTACGATTAACTAGGGTCATTGTCCTCTGATGGCCAGCATGCCTACAGCAGCAAGGGAACATTGTTCGATTGAATGACATCGTAATTTGCTGCTACCATTCATAGCACTTGACTGAAGTCTTCCTACTCCACTTTGCATTCGCTGTGTGAATAAATTAGTGGCAAACTTCGTGGAATATCGACCAGTAACATAGACAGTCCAAAGGATCAAAGGCATGAAAATCAAACCTTGTTTGAGGCTCAGAGTCACAAGTACCTTATCTCGTTCCACTTTCGCTAGGCAGGTCAAGTGTTTAGGAGAGCTTGTTTTTCGGAAACACAATAAGACGTTGATGACGAGTACCGTAGAAATGTCGAATGATTTAAAATGACCCAGCATTCTTTGGACCACAAAAGGCAAGCCAGTAGACGCTAACTTGTTGAAATACGACTAATTCTTCATCCCGATCTTTCATCGAGTCGTTGTAACCTGTCACGTTTGTTACATTCTCATCTGATGGGCGACGATGCATACGTACAAAATCTGCTCGATTCATTAGTGATTCGGAGGCGTTGGTGAATGGTCCCCCGAGAAGGGCTGGGCAACAAATGTAGTTGTACCATGATAAACGAGCGACTTAAGACGTGCATCGGGAAATCGAACTGATGTTTGCCCTCGAGTAATTGCTATTTAATTGATACTAATCCTGAGAGCGTCTGGCGAGCAGGCTGTTTGGAAGGGAGAAGGGGAACGAACGAAAATGTAGTCCAATAACTTCCTTGCCGACATCCGGCCTGTGCCAATTGTTACGCAACAACGACGCCCTGCATCTTGAGGATTTTCGGACGGATTTAGAAATGAGCGAACCACAACTCCCAGCGCTCGAGGTGTCCTCCTGATGTGTTCTCCACACATACAAAAGCCACCAGATGTAATTAATTATGTTCATCACACGCTTGTCAACCCGTCTTGGGTGGGTCTGGTTGAAGTGGTTAGTTTGGGTGGTAGCGGAAAATCAGCACGCTTTGACATGCTCGGTTGCATGGTGAAAGTGACTTGACATTCACTCTCGCAGGGTTTGGGGATGACTTCGGGGAGTATGGGTACCAGGTGGAATCGGAAGTTAGGTAAGAAATGAGTCGTCATCGGCCATCGCTTCTTCCCGATGCCaacacacatccacacacgATCTCATATACTTCAACAGGCACGTTTTCCTCATATGCCACAGAAGACAACAAACCTTCATTTATGAAATGGAAAAGGGATGATGTGGGCGAACACTGCGAAGAGGGTTGCAAAAACATCTCCAAGGACTTTTGACAACACCTGTTGCTTGTGATGTTTGTGTTTCATTAAATGACGAGCGCTCAAGCAAACGTTCCCTAGTGATGCTATGAATAGCAGTGCGATCTCTTCCCTTATTGTGCTTTTTGTTGTGGGTgggatttttgcttttttctctccccggAAATGTGTTGACAGGCATATCATACGTTATTTTAATCAGCGAAAattcttctttcattttccgcATTCCATACCCTCGGTTATAATGAGTGCTTGGCGAAGGGGATTTAGCTTGCCACGTGCCACTTAATTTTCATAAGATGATCCGACGCAAATTTGTTGGAATGCGAGCTCGACACCCTCTGAGGCTGATGTCCCACggcatgcttttttttaagttcattCAAAAAATCATTATGTAGCCCGATTTCCTCCCGGCATATTTTGAGATACGCAATCCGGTCAACATTGTCAATCgttttcaattaaactcaATTATCCACCTCAGTAGACAGAGATTGGGCCGTATCGCCATCGCGCAAAACCTCTAGATTGATCCAGGCCATACCGCTCCTAGCCTCTGCCTGTGCCATAGGAGGCATCCGTAAGCTTCACGGAAATAATTTCGGCGTCCAATTTTCCATCTGAGCTTCATTCACCGTAATCGTTCCGTGGCAAATTGGGTAACCTCATCGTTAAAGCTTGCGATCGTAAAAACATGAATGAGATGAATAAATGGTATTGCTCGCTAGACAGTATTGTGTCTCCATGCAACGAAACCTATTGGGATTTTCAGTAATTTCTTATTTGTATAGGAAAAGTCAATCGTATTTAGTTTTGAAATTGCAGTGACCTTTTTCTAGTTATTGTCAACATAGCCTCGATTCGTCAACATCCCATGAAACGCGTGagtatttttattgattttgtaGATTTCATACAATTCACCAGACGTTTACCGGGGAAATACGCTTAACTATCCTGAAATTTGTcttttaaaagtaaataacGACACAACTCGATTGCTCCCTTCTGGTATGTGAATTGTATTTCGTCCCTACTTAAGCCTCTTAGTCTAATGCATTCACGGCCCGTCGTGCAGAGAGGCGCGTCGAATAATAATTTCCCATATTTATCGTCTAAAGGTCTCCCCGATTACGTATTCCGTGCGTGAGATGATGGAGTCAATTAACTGCACAGCCATTTGCTACGCTTCGCGAATATGTTGTCCCGAACGCCATCCAGTGTCAAACGAAACCACCAGCATACATGCGTTGCCACCTGTGGAGGAAGAGGTGGAGACAAAAACatggatggaaaatcaatTCACCCACACAACGTTGTGTGGGGTGAACGCCATATGGATGTGTGGTTTTGggggaaaatgtttgtcaTTCATTGAGTAGATTTCGTACTTATACGGACACGGTTGAATATGAGCTTTAAATTTTGGagagttttttaaattgatgttatataaaaatgtactttaaacaTAACACTTCCACAATCAAGTCATtggattaaatttaaaaaagtcttTAGCATTCCTAAGTTGTTTCATTAGAGTTTGGATTAAATAGTTGACCTCCATGAAATCGAACACCATCATATAGTAAtacaactttttgttttcttgaaaTCCGACGAGAAAATGAAGTTCTTTATTACAAACAATTCTATTAGACAATTTTGTACCCGCAGCTTGTACGTAGCCCATTACAAATGTTGAGCCTGTTTATGGTAACACAATGTTTTTCAATATaagctttttttattcttcttttttgagATGGTAAAATAAGAATCTTCATCTTAATTGATTTGCGAAAATACGTAC from Anopheles coustani chromosome 3, idAnoCousDA_361_x.2, whole genome shotgun sequence harbors:
- the LOC131258755 gene encoding 4-hydroxybenzoate polyprenyltransferase, mitochondrial; its protein translation is MIRRIVSKGVTIVVPRQGWTWIQPASITLTVYHPKRTIHVPVGRTTKVVPPVLTPALPTLATSRRHTSGRGNDNGRKPLFHADKLQTIPKTIGILPGRGVASDNSDKKNVRSERETTGNWLHRISPYARLMRIDRPIGSWLLFWPCGWSIALSAPAGCWPDPLMLGLFGVGAFVMRGAGCTINDLWDRDIDAKVERTRNRPLVSGEIAPFDALVFLGGQLGLGLLVLLQLNWYSILLGASSLGLVIVYPLMKRITYWPQLMLGATFNWGALLGWGATQGHVEWAACLPLYAAGVCWTIVYDTIYAHQDKVDDMLIGIKSTALRFGDNTKLWLTGFTTTMLGSLVTAGLVCDQTWPYYTSIGLIAAHLAHQIHSLNIHNPTDCASKFISNHQVGLILFLGIVLGTLYKKNSEDKAKTLLNSTSASSSQLSATVTGTRNIAV